In Vanacampus margaritifer isolate UIUO_Vmar chromosome 18, RoL_Vmar_1.0, whole genome shotgun sequence, a genomic segment contains:
- the LOC144038424 gene encoding epidermal growth factor receptor kinase substrate 8-like protein 1 isoform X2, whose protein sequence is MTNVRRYFVKHLFTFSLQKGDVTTVEEARSRLLLLARNNTLWSQQMLLDVGSDAVYLRDLQTKEELENYSFNSIFRCESINSEELFPSLLLLVCQSAHEKKPDILFFSCENMMAKQICDNITQAVSKSGRSKATPDPIRLSHNGADMIDPYGIPSHPIAHAPNAPPTNPPPYPGPRANGGPDISLLRAEREVEILNHCFDDIESFMSKLQQTAEAAIVLNQRKKKKKSKKQSAEEDLLTMRARPPPEEEFVDIFQKFKYCFSLLAHLKSTIASPSSDELVHHVFKPLDMMVKTTGGPALAASVSSPALTGAAVSLLQENLNVEERQLWTSLGPNWTHSRSELRGPIAPYTPVFLDGWKPDTFRADGQVWEDLVESQHKREALRLKQEQEQLNSHISDEVDIGAPPESEKVYSCSYDFIARNNTELSVQQGETLEVLESSKRWWKCRNRFDQVGFVPFNILEPVTHVESPVTSKPPTIPQAPPPPLLAKTFTPAAPTLPALRHNPAVQRVPHSGVPTYNQHAQATEEDRVMLVNDELLQRLTNGKAKNSKPLIIPRSVETSLPLDYHSTPEEVASWLTGKGFSEPTVTCLGVLTGAQLFSLSKDELREVIPDEGARVYSQMAVQQALLEDARRATELEAVMEKQKMKVDLKLESSTL, encoded by the exons ATGACAAACGTCAGACGGTATTTTGTCAAG caCCTGTTCACCTTCTCCCTCCAGAAAGGAGACGTGACGACCGTGGAGGAGGCCCGGTCTCGTCTCCTCCTGCTGGCTCGGAACAACACGCTGTGGAGTCAACAGATGCTGCTGGATGTCGGATCTGATGCCGTTTATCTCAGAGATTTACAGACTAAG GAGGAGCTGGAGAACTACTCCTTCAACTCCATCTTCCGCTGCGAGTCCATTAACTCCGAGGAACTCTTCccatccctcctcctcctcgtgtGCCAAAGCGCCCATGAGAAGAAACCGGATATTCTTTTCTTCAGTTGTGAGAACATGATG GCAAAACAAATCTGCGACAACATCACGCAGGCTGTTTCCAAGTCTGGGCGGAGTAAGGCCACGCCTGATCCAATCAG GCTTTCCCACAACGGCGCAGACATGATCGACCCCTACGGCATTCCGAGCCACCCCATCGCGCACGCTCCCAACGCCCCTCCGACCAACCCCCCGCCTTACCCCGGACCCAGAG CCAACGGAGGGCCCGACATCTCCTTGCTTCGAGCCGAGAGAGAAGTG GAGATCCTCAACCACTGCTTCGATGACATCGAGAGCTTCATGTCCAAACTGCAGCAGACGGCCGAGGCCGCCATCGTGCtcaaccagaggaagaagaagaagaagagcaaaaAGCAGAGTGCTGAAG AAGATCTACTCACCATGCGGGCCAGGCCGCCACCCGAAGAGGAATTTGTCGACATCTTCCAGAAATTCAAATATTGCTTCAGTCTGCTG GCCCATTTGAAATCAACCATAGCCAGTCCTTCCTCCGATGAACTTGTTCATCACGTATTTAAACCACTGGATATG ATGGTGAAGACGACAGGGGGCCCGGCTCTGGCGGCCTCCGTGTCCAGCCCCGCCCTGACCGGCGCTGCCGTGTCACTGCTGCAAGAGAACCTGAACGTGGAGGAGAGGCAACTGTGGACGTCCCTGGGTCCCAACTGGACGCACTCCCG CTCCGAGCTCAGAGGGCCCATCGCTCCGTACACGCCCGTGTTCTTAGACGGCTGGAAGCCCGACACGTTCCGGGCGGACGGGCAGGTTTGGGAGGACCTGGTCGAGTCGCAGCACAAACGCGAAGCCCTCCGGCTCAAACAGGAG CAGGAGCAACTCAACAGCCACATCAGTGACGAAGT AGACATAGGAGCCCCCCCAGAGTCTGAAAAAGTCTACAGCTGCAGTTATGACTTCATCGCCAGGAACAACACGGAGCTGTCCGTGCAGCAGGGGGAGACGCTCGAG GTGCTGGAGTCATCCAAGCGCTGGTGGAAGTGTCGCAATCGGTTTGATCAGGTGGGCTTCGTTCCCTTCAACATCCTGGAACCCGTCACTCACGTGGAGAGTCCCGTCACCAGCAAGCCACCCACG ATCCCGCAGGCTCCGCCCCCACCTCTCCTTGCCAAGACTTTCACCCCGGCTGCACCAACTCTGCCCGCTCTACGTCATAACCCCGCCGTCCAACGCGTCCCGCACAGCGGCGTGCCAACCTACAACCAGCATGCGCAAGCAACAGAGGAAGATAGAG TTATGTTGGTGAATGACGAGCTGCTCCAGAGGCTGACAAACGGAAAAGCCAAAAATAGCAAGCCTCTGATCATCCCTCGATCGGTGGAGACCTCCCTTCCTCTCGACTACCACTCCACCCCTGAGGAGGTGGCGTCGTGGCTGACCGGGAAAGGCTTCAGTGAACC AACGGTGACATGCTTGGGGGTCCTGACGGGCGCTCAGCTCTTCTCCCTCAGCAAGGACGAGCTACGCGAAGTCATCCCCGATGAAGGCGCTCGGGTGTACAGCCAGATGGCGGTGCAGCAGGCACTGCTGGAG GACGCTCGCAGGGCCACGGAGCTGGAGGCCGTCATGGAGAAACAGAAAATGAAGGTGGACCTGAAATTGGAGAGCAGCACGTTGTGA
- the LOC144038424 gene encoding epidermal growth factor receptor kinase substrate 8-like protein 1 isoform X1: MTNVRRYFVKHLFTFSLQKGDVTTVEEARSRLLLLARNNTLWSQQMLLDVGSDAVYLRDLQTKEELENYSFNSIFRCESINSEELFPSLLLLVCQSAHEKKPDILFFSCENMMAKQICDNITQAVSKSGRSKATPDPIRLSHNGADMIDPYGIPSHPIAHAPNAPPTNPPPYPGPRANGGPDISLLRAEREVEILNHCFDDIESFMSKLQQTAEAAIVLNQRKKKKKSKKQSAEEDLLTMRARPPPEEEFVDIFQKFKYCFSLLAHLKSTIASPSSDELVHHVFKPLDMMVKTTGGPALAASVSSPALTGAAVSLLQENLNVEERQLWTSLGPNWTHSRSELRGPIAPYTPVFLDGWKPDTFRADGQVWEDLVESQHKREALRLKQEQQEQLNSHISDEVDIGAPPESEKVYSCSYDFIARNNTELSVQQGETLEVLESSKRWWKCRNRFDQVGFVPFNILEPVTHVESPVTSKPPTIPQAPPPPLLAKTFTPAAPTLPALRHNPAVQRVPHSGVPTYNQHAQATEEDRVMLVNDELLQRLTNGKAKNSKPLIIPRSVETSLPLDYHSTPEEVASWLTGKGFSEPTVTCLGVLTGAQLFSLSKDELREVIPDEGARVYSQMAVQQALLEDARRATELEAVMEKQKMKVDLKLESSTL; this comes from the exons ATGACAAACGTCAGACGGTATTTTGTCAAG caCCTGTTCACCTTCTCCCTCCAGAAAGGAGACGTGACGACCGTGGAGGAGGCCCGGTCTCGTCTCCTCCTGCTGGCTCGGAACAACACGCTGTGGAGTCAACAGATGCTGCTGGATGTCGGATCTGATGCCGTTTATCTCAGAGATTTACAGACTAAG GAGGAGCTGGAGAACTACTCCTTCAACTCCATCTTCCGCTGCGAGTCCATTAACTCCGAGGAACTCTTCccatccctcctcctcctcgtgtGCCAAAGCGCCCATGAGAAGAAACCGGATATTCTTTTCTTCAGTTGTGAGAACATGATG GCAAAACAAATCTGCGACAACATCACGCAGGCTGTTTCCAAGTCTGGGCGGAGTAAGGCCACGCCTGATCCAATCAG GCTTTCCCACAACGGCGCAGACATGATCGACCCCTACGGCATTCCGAGCCACCCCATCGCGCACGCTCCCAACGCCCCTCCGACCAACCCCCCGCCTTACCCCGGACCCAGAG CCAACGGAGGGCCCGACATCTCCTTGCTTCGAGCCGAGAGAGAAGTG GAGATCCTCAACCACTGCTTCGATGACATCGAGAGCTTCATGTCCAAACTGCAGCAGACGGCCGAGGCCGCCATCGTGCtcaaccagaggaagaagaagaagaagagcaaaaAGCAGAGTGCTGAAG AAGATCTACTCACCATGCGGGCCAGGCCGCCACCCGAAGAGGAATTTGTCGACATCTTCCAGAAATTCAAATATTGCTTCAGTCTGCTG GCCCATTTGAAATCAACCATAGCCAGTCCTTCCTCCGATGAACTTGTTCATCACGTATTTAAACCACTGGATATG ATGGTGAAGACGACAGGGGGCCCGGCTCTGGCGGCCTCCGTGTCCAGCCCCGCCCTGACCGGCGCTGCCGTGTCACTGCTGCAAGAGAACCTGAACGTGGAGGAGAGGCAACTGTGGACGTCCCTGGGTCCCAACTGGACGCACTCCCG CTCCGAGCTCAGAGGGCCCATCGCTCCGTACACGCCCGTGTTCTTAGACGGCTGGAAGCCCGACACGTTCCGGGCGGACGGGCAGGTTTGGGAGGACCTGGTCGAGTCGCAGCACAAACGCGAAGCCCTCCGGCTCAAACAGGAG CAGCAGGAGCAACTCAACAGCCACATCAGTGACGAAGT AGACATAGGAGCCCCCCCAGAGTCTGAAAAAGTCTACAGCTGCAGTTATGACTTCATCGCCAGGAACAACACGGAGCTGTCCGTGCAGCAGGGGGAGACGCTCGAG GTGCTGGAGTCATCCAAGCGCTGGTGGAAGTGTCGCAATCGGTTTGATCAGGTGGGCTTCGTTCCCTTCAACATCCTGGAACCCGTCACTCACGTGGAGAGTCCCGTCACCAGCAAGCCACCCACG ATCCCGCAGGCTCCGCCCCCACCTCTCCTTGCCAAGACTTTCACCCCGGCTGCACCAACTCTGCCCGCTCTACGTCATAACCCCGCCGTCCAACGCGTCCCGCACAGCGGCGTGCCAACCTACAACCAGCATGCGCAAGCAACAGAGGAAGATAGAG TTATGTTGGTGAATGACGAGCTGCTCCAGAGGCTGACAAACGGAAAAGCCAAAAATAGCAAGCCTCTGATCATCCCTCGATCGGTGGAGACCTCCCTTCCTCTCGACTACCACTCCACCCCTGAGGAGGTGGCGTCGTGGCTGACCGGGAAAGGCTTCAGTGAACC AACGGTGACATGCTTGGGGGTCCTGACGGGCGCTCAGCTCTTCTCCCTCAGCAAGGACGAGCTACGCGAAGTCATCCCCGATGAAGGCGCTCGGGTGTACAGCCAGATGGCGGTGCAGCAGGCACTGCTGGAG GACGCTCGCAGGGCCACGGAGCTGGAGGCCGTCATGGAGAAACAGAAAATGAAGGTGGACCTGAAATTGGAGAGCAGCACGTTGTGA
- the LOC144038424 gene encoding epidermal growth factor receptor kinase substrate 8-like protein 1 isoform X3: MLLDVGSDAVYLRDLQTKEELENYSFNSIFRCESINSEELFPSLLLLVCQSAHEKKPDILFFSCENMMAKQICDNITQAVSKSGRSKATPDPIRLSHNGADMIDPYGIPSHPIAHAPNAPPTNPPPYPGPRANGGPDISLLRAEREVEILNHCFDDIESFMSKLQQTAEAAIVLNQRKKKKKSKKQSAEEDLLTMRARPPPEEEFVDIFQKFKYCFSLLAHLKSTIASPSSDELVHHVFKPLDMMVKTTGGPALAASVSSPALTGAAVSLLQENLNVEERQLWTSLGPNWTHSRSELRGPIAPYTPVFLDGWKPDTFRADGQVWEDLVESQHKREALRLKQEQQEQLNSHISDEVDIGAPPESEKVYSCSYDFIARNNTELSVQQGETLEVLESSKRWWKCRNRFDQVGFVPFNILEPVTHVESPVTSKPPTIPQAPPPPLLAKTFTPAAPTLPALRHNPAVQRVPHSGVPTYNQHAQATEEDRVMLVNDELLQRLTNGKAKNSKPLIIPRSVETSLPLDYHSTPEEVASWLTGKGFSEPTVTCLGVLTGAQLFSLSKDELREVIPDEGARVYSQMAVQQALLEDARRATELEAVMEKQKMKVDLKLESSTL; the protein is encoded by the exons ATGCTGCTGGATGTCGGATCTGATGCCGTTTATCTCAGAGATTTACAGACTAAG GAGGAGCTGGAGAACTACTCCTTCAACTCCATCTTCCGCTGCGAGTCCATTAACTCCGAGGAACTCTTCccatccctcctcctcctcgtgtGCCAAAGCGCCCATGAGAAGAAACCGGATATTCTTTTCTTCAGTTGTGAGAACATGATG GCAAAACAAATCTGCGACAACATCACGCAGGCTGTTTCCAAGTCTGGGCGGAGTAAGGCCACGCCTGATCCAATCAG GCTTTCCCACAACGGCGCAGACATGATCGACCCCTACGGCATTCCGAGCCACCCCATCGCGCACGCTCCCAACGCCCCTCCGACCAACCCCCCGCCTTACCCCGGACCCAGAG CCAACGGAGGGCCCGACATCTCCTTGCTTCGAGCCGAGAGAGAAGTG GAGATCCTCAACCACTGCTTCGATGACATCGAGAGCTTCATGTCCAAACTGCAGCAGACGGCCGAGGCCGCCATCGTGCtcaaccagaggaagaagaagaagaagagcaaaaAGCAGAGTGCTGAAG AAGATCTACTCACCATGCGGGCCAGGCCGCCACCCGAAGAGGAATTTGTCGACATCTTCCAGAAATTCAAATATTGCTTCAGTCTGCTG GCCCATTTGAAATCAACCATAGCCAGTCCTTCCTCCGATGAACTTGTTCATCACGTATTTAAACCACTGGATATG ATGGTGAAGACGACAGGGGGCCCGGCTCTGGCGGCCTCCGTGTCCAGCCCCGCCCTGACCGGCGCTGCCGTGTCACTGCTGCAAGAGAACCTGAACGTGGAGGAGAGGCAACTGTGGACGTCCCTGGGTCCCAACTGGACGCACTCCCG CTCCGAGCTCAGAGGGCCCATCGCTCCGTACACGCCCGTGTTCTTAGACGGCTGGAAGCCCGACACGTTCCGGGCGGACGGGCAGGTTTGGGAGGACCTGGTCGAGTCGCAGCACAAACGCGAAGCCCTCCGGCTCAAACAGGAG CAGCAGGAGCAACTCAACAGCCACATCAGTGACGAAGT AGACATAGGAGCCCCCCCAGAGTCTGAAAAAGTCTACAGCTGCAGTTATGACTTCATCGCCAGGAACAACACGGAGCTGTCCGTGCAGCAGGGGGAGACGCTCGAG GTGCTGGAGTCATCCAAGCGCTGGTGGAAGTGTCGCAATCGGTTTGATCAGGTGGGCTTCGTTCCCTTCAACATCCTGGAACCCGTCACTCACGTGGAGAGTCCCGTCACCAGCAAGCCACCCACG ATCCCGCAGGCTCCGCCCCCACCTCTCCTTGCCAAGACTTTCACCCCGGCTGCACCAACTCTGCCCGCTCTACGTCATAACCCCGCCGTCCAACGCGTCCCGCACAGCGGCGTGCCAACCTACAACCAGCATGCGCAAGCAACAGAGGAAGATAGAG TTATGTTGGTGAATGACGAGCTGCTCCAGAGGCTGACAAACGGAAAAGCCAAAAATAGCAAGCCTCTGATCATCCCTCGATCGGTGGAGACCTCCCTTCCTCTCGACTACCACTCCACCCCTGAGGAGGTGGCGTCGTGGCTGACCGGGAAAGGCTTCAGTGAACC AACGGTGACATGCTTGGGGGTCCTGACGGGCGCTCAGCTCTTCTCCCTCAGCAAGGACGAGCTACGCGAAGTCATCCCCGATGAAGGCGCTCGGGTGTACAGCCAGATGGCGGTGCAGCAGGCACTGCTGGAG GACGCTCGCAGGGCCACGGAGCTGGAGGCCGTCATGGAGAAACAGAAAATGAAGGTGGACCTGAAATTGGAGAGCAGCACGTTGTGA
- the LOC144038424 gene encoding epidermal growth factor receptor kinase substrate 8-like protein 1 isoform X4, with protein MIDPYGIPSHPIAHAPNAPPTNPPPYPGPRANGGPDISLLRAEREVEILNHCFDDIESFMSKLQQTAEAAIVLNQRKKKKKSKKQSAEEDLLTMRARPPPEEEFVDIFQKFKYCFSLLAHLKSTIASPSSDELVHHVFKPLDMMVKTTGGPALAASVSSPALTGAAVSLLQENLNVEERQLWTSLGPNWTHSRSELRGPIAPYTPVFLDGWKPDTFRADGQVWEDLVESQHKREALRLKQEQQEQLNSHISDEVDIGAPPESEKVYSCSYDFIARNNTELSVQQGETLEVLESSKRWWKCRNRFDQVGFVPFNILEPVTHVESPVTSKPPTIPQAPPPPLLAKTFTPAAPTLPALRHNPAVQRVPHSGVPTYNQHAQATEEDRVMLVNDELLQRLTNGKAKNSKPLIIPRSVETSLPLDYHSTPEEVASWLTGKGFSEPTVTCLGVLTGAQLFSLSKDELREVIPDEGARVYSQMAVQQALLEDARRATELEAVMEKQKMKVDLKLESSTL; from the exons ATGATCGACCCCTACGGCATTCCGAGCCACCCCATCGCGCACGCTCCCAACGCCCCTCCGACCAACCCCCCGCCTTACCCCGGACCCAGAG CCAACGGAGGGCCCGACATCTCCTTGCTTCGAGCCGAGAGAGAAGTG GAGATCCTCAACCACTGCTTCGATGACATCGAGAGCTTCATGTCCAAACTGCAGCAGACGGCCGAGGCCGCCATCGTGCtcaaccagaggaagaagaagaagaagagcaaaaAGCAGAGTGCTGAAG AAGATCTACTCACCATGCGGGCCAGGCCGCCACCCGAAGAGGAATTTGTCGACATCTTCCAGAAATTCAAATATTGCTTCAGTCTGCTG GCCCATTTGAAATCAACCATAGCCAGTCCTTCCTCCGATGAACTTGTTCATCACGTATTTAAACCACTGGATATG ATGGTGAAGACGACAGGGGGCCCGGCTCTGGCGGCCTCCGTGTCCAGCCCCGCCCTGACCGGCGCTGCCGTGTCACTGCTGCAAGAGAACCTGAACGTGGAGGAGAGGCAACTGTGGACGTCCCTGGGTCCCAACTGGACGCACTCCCG CTCCGAGCTCAGAGGGCCCATCGCTCCGTACACGCCCGTGTTCTTAGACGGCTGGAAGCCCGACACGTTCCGGGCGGACGGGCAGGTTTGGGAGGACCTGGTCGAGTCGCAGCACAAACGCGAAGCCCTCCGGCTCAAACAGGAG CAGCAGGAGCAACTCAACAGCCACATCAGTGACGAAGT AGACATAGGAGCCCCCCCAGAGTCTGAAAAAGTCTACAGCTGCAGTTATGACTTCATCGCCAGGAACAACACGGAGCTGTCCGTGCAGCAGGGGGAGACGCTCGAG GTGCTGGAGTCATCCAAGCGCTGGTGGAAGTGTCGCAATCGGTTTGATCAGGTGGGCTTCGTTCCCTTCAACATCCTGGAACCCGTCACTCACGTGGAGAGTCCCGTCACCAGCAAGCCACCCACG ATCCCGCAGGCTCCGCCCCCACCTCTCCTTGCCAAGACTTTCACCCCGGCTGCACCAACTCTGCCCGCTCTACGTCATAACCCCGCCGTCCAACGCGTCCCGCACAGCGGCGTGCCAACCTACAACCAGCATGCGCAAGCAACAGAGGAAGATAGAG TTATGTTGGTGAATGACGAGCTGCTCCAGAGGCTGACAAACGGAAAAGCCAAAAATAGCAAGCCTCTGATCATCCCTCGATCGGTGGAGACCTCCCTTCCTCTCGACTACCACTCCACCCCTGAGGAGGTGGCGTCGTGGCTGACCGGGAAAGGCTTCAGTGAACC AACGGTGACATGCTTGGGGGTCCTGACGGGCGCTCAGCTCTTCTCCCTCAGCAAGGACGAGCTACGCGAAGTCATCCCCGATGAAGGCGCTCGGGTGTACAGCCAGATGGCGGTGCAGCAGGCACTGCTGGAG GACGCTCGCAGGGCCACGGAGCTGGAGGCCGTCATGGAGAAACAGAAAATGAAGGTGGACCTGAAATTGGAGAGCAGCACGTTGTGA
- the luc7l gene encoding putative RNA-binding protein Luc7-like 1 isoform X1, giving the protein MSAQAQMRALLDQLMGTARDGDETRQRVKYSDERVCKSHLLDCCPHDILSGTRMDLGECTKIHDLALRADYEIASKERELFFELDAVDHLESFIADCDRRTELAKKRLAETQEEISAEVAAKAEKVHELNEEIGKLLAKAEQLGAEGNVEESQKVLHEVEKVRSRKKEAEEEYRNSMPASSFQQQKLRVCEVCSAYLGLHDNDRRLADHFGGKLHLGFIQIREKLDQLKKTVVDKQEKRNQERLKRREEREKEEKMKKRTRSRSREHKRSRSRERRRRPSHSPSRDKRRSRSRSRDRKRRQRSRSRSRGHRHSHEQSSRHKSSRDRERSSRDESQGRERRDGVNGRSDSRRADDREDP; this is encoded by the exons ATGTCCGCCCAAGCTCAAATGAGAGCTTTGCTCGACCAGCTGATGGGAACGGCTAGGGATG GGGACGAGACGCGGCAGAGGGTCAAGTACTCGGACGAGCGAGTCTGCAAAAGTCACCTTCTGGACTGCTGTCCGCACGACATCCTGTCTGGAACC cgCATGGACCTGGGCGAGTGCACCAAGATCCACGACCTGGCACTCCGAGCAGACTATGAAATTGCCTCCAAGGAGCGAGAGCTGTTTTTCGAGCTGGAC GCCGTCGACCACTTGGAGTCTTTCATCGCCGACTGCGACCGCAGGACGGAACTGGCCAAGAAACGCCTGGCCGAGACTCAAGAGGAGATCAGTGCCGAAGTGGCGGCCAAg GCGGAGAAAGTCCACGAGCTGAACGAGGAGATCGGGAAGCTCCTGGCCAAGGCGGAGCAACTTGGAGCTGAGGGAAACGTGGAAGAATCCCAGAAGGTCCTGCATGAGGTGGAGAAGGTCCGCAGTAGGAAGAAGGAGGCCGAG GAGGAATACAGAAACTCCATGCCGGCCTCCAGTTTCCAGCAGCAGAAACTGCGCGTCTGCGAGGTGTGCTCGGCTTATCTGGGCCTGCACGACAACGACCGCCGCTTGGCCGACCACTTCGGCGGCAAGCTCCACCTGGGCTTCATCCAGATCCGAGAGAAGCTGGACCAGCTCAAG AAAACCGTTGTGGACAAGCAGGAGAAACGCAACCAGGAACGTCTCAAGAGACGGGAAGAGAGGGAGAAGGAGGAAAAGATGAAAAAACG GACGAGATCTCGCAGCAGAGAGCATAAAAG GTCCCGTTCTCGCGAGCGAAGAAGGCGCCCCTCGCACTCCCCGTCCCGAGACAAGCGCCGCTCGCGCTCTCGATCCCGGGACAGGAAGAGGCGGCAGAGGTCCCGCTCCCGGAGCCGAGGCCACCGTCACAGCCACGAGCAGAGCTCCAGACACAA GTCATCCAGAGACCGCGAGCGCTCGTCCCGAGACGAGTCTCAGGGGCGCGAGCGGCGGGACGGCGTCAACGGCCGCTCGGACTCTCGCAGGGCGGACGACAGAGAAGACCCGTGA
- the luc7l gene encoding putative RNA-binding protein Luc7-like 1 isoform X2: MDLGECTKIHDLALRADYEIASKERELFFELDAVDHLESFIADCDRRTELAKKRLAETQEEISAEVAAKAEKVHELNEEIGKLLAKAEQLGAEGNVEESQKVLHEVEKVRSRKKEAEEEYRNSMPASSFQQQKLRVCEVCSAYLGLHDNDRRLADHFGGKLHLGFIQIREKLDQLKKTVVDKQEKRNQERLKRREEREKEEKMKKRTRSRSREHKRSRSRERRRRPSHSPSRDKRRSRSRSRDRKRRQRSRSRSRGHRHSHEQSSRHKSSRDRERSSRDESQGRERRDGVNGRSDSRRADDREDP, from the exons ATGGACCTGGGCGAGTGCACCAAGATCCACGACCTGGCACTCCGAGCAGACTATGAAATTGCCTCCAAGGAGCGAGAGCTGTTTTTCGAGCTGGAC GCCGTCGACCACTTGGAGTCTTTCATCGCCGACTGCGACCGCAGGACGGAACTGGCCAAGAAACGCCTGGCCGAGACTCAAGAGGAGATCAGTGCCGAAGTGGCGGCCAAg GCGGAGAAAGTCCACGAGCTGAACGAGGAGATCGGGAAGCTCCTGGCCAAGGCGGAGCAACTTGGAGCTGAGGGAAACGTGGAAGAATCCCAGAAGGTCCTGCATGAGGTGGAGAAGGTCCGCAGTAGGAAGAAGGAGGCCGAG GAGGAATACAGAAACTCCATGCCGGCCTCCAGTTTCCAGCAGCAGAAACTGCGCGTCTGCGAGGTGTGCTCGGCTTATCTGGGCCTGCACGACAACGACCGCCGCTTGGCCGACCACTTCGGCGGCAAGCTCCACCTGGGCTTCATCCAGATCCGAGAGAAGCTGGACCAGCTCAAG AAAACCGTTGTGGACAAGCAGGAGAAACGCAACCAGGAACGTCTCAAGAGACGGGAAGAGAGGGAGAAGGAGGAAAAGATGAAAAAACG GACGAGATCTCGCAGCAGAGAGCATAAAAG GTCCCGTTCTCGCGAGCGAAGAAGGCGCCCCTCGCACTCCCCGTCCCGAGACAAGCGCCGCTCGCGCTCTCGATCCCGGGACAGGAAGAGGCGGCAGAGGTCCCGCTCCCGGAGCCGAGGCCACCGTCACAGCCACGAGCAGAGCTCCAGACACAA GTCATCCAGAGACCGCGAGCGCTCGTCCCGAGACGAGTCTCAGGGGCGCGAGCGGCGGGACGGCGTCAACGGCCGCTCGGACTCTCGCAGGGCGGACGACAGAGAAGACCCGTGA